A part of Liolophura sinensis isolate JHLJ2023 chromosome 1, CUHK_Ljap_v2, whole genome shotgun sequence genomic DNA contains:
- the LOC135461642 gene encoding immunoglobulin-binding protein 1-like, whose amino-acid sequence MAEGTHEHDVNLKDIFDDIFDYHKSIEDSSEPTNSTGVQSKVKNAIGLCQRAIFMVNKLRLFSDNEDIEEVSTNEIRYMLLSAYLGYFTLKNTSEDRINVVKLGEHYIKDFLHLCQSYSVCQRLIPNLEESEDPAQGDNSAKPSSRPPDLNAMKREREEKIRRYKEKQATTTRLKELSEAVKQSHVDEEVKREYYMTLLTQWVHTSVEELTSIKDELPILEHMAKLKIGEASAKKEVDKPLKQPFRPFILTKNNMQKEVFGLGYPAVPTMTIEEFYQKKVDDGTFQLHSESLQDWAMNPEKTAAAVEEEEVEKEEKIERDDPVTIIRERNWDEWKDDHRRGWGNRQNMG is encoded by the exons ATGGCAGAAGGAACACACGAACACGATGTAAATCTCAAAGATATATTTGATGATATTTTTGATTATCACAAATCAATTGAAGACAGCAGTGAACCAACAAACTCAACAGGtgttcag TCCAAAGTAAAAAATGCAATAGGTTTGTGTCAGAGGGCTATTTTTATGGTCAACAAACTGCGACTGTTTAGTGACAACGAAGACATTGAAGAAGTATCCACGAATGAAATCAG gTATATGCTTCTTTCAGCCTATTTAGGATATTTTACTCTGAAAAACACATCAGAAGACAGGATAAATGTAGTCAAGCTAGGGGAG CATTATATCAAAGATTTCTTGCACTTGTGCCAGTCTTACTCAGTCTGCCAGAGACTGATTCCTAACCTGGAGGAATCAGAAGATCCAGCACAGGGAGACAACTCTGCAAAACCATCAAG cAGACCACCTGATCTGAATGCAATGAAACGAGAAAGAGAGGAAAAAATTAGGCGGTATAAAGAAAAACAAGCCACAACAACTCGGCTCAAAGAATTAAGTGAAGCTGTAAAACAAAGTCATGTTGATGAAGAAgtaaag AGGGAGTATTACATGACACTGTTGACGCAATGGGTACATACAAGTGTTGAGGAACTGACCAGTATTAAAG ATGAATTGCCTATTCTGGAGCATATGGCCAAGTTAAAAATTGGTGAGGCTTCTGCGAAAAAAGAAGTGGACAAACCCCTCAAACAG CCTTTCCGACCGTTCATTCTAACCAAGAACAATATGCAGAAGGAGGTGTTTGGGTTAGGTTACCCTGCTGTGCCCACCATGACCATTGAAGAGTTCTATCAGAAGAAAGTAGACGATGGCACTTTCCAGTTACATAG TGAAAGTTTACAAGACTGGGCGATGAACCCAGAGAAAACAGCAGCTGCTGTGGAAGAGGAAGAGGTGGAGAAGGAAGAGAAGATAGAACGTGATGATCCTGTGACGATCATCAGAGAGCggaactgggatgagtggaagGATG
- the LOC135461755 gene encoding protein FMC1 homolog: MAARESGVVLYKTLLKELRRVHPKNAEESAAYSFVKDQFRKFQVTGEKTCRASNEVQHVAETYICFLQSARKFEELNMQYKGKGEATVEDSAHRVGLAVPGDIPDCEK; the protein is encoded by the exons ATGGCTGCTCGAGAGAGCGGTGTTGTTTTGTACAAAACTTTGTTGAAGGAATTGAGGCGAGTGCATCCTAAg AATGCTGAAGAATCTGCTGCATATTCTTTTGTCAAAGACCAGTTCAGGAAATTCCAAGTAACTGGAGAAAAAACATGCAGGGCCTCAAATGAAGTTCAGCATGTGGCAGAAACATATATCTGTTTTCTTCAAAGTGCTCGAAAATTTGAG GAGCTGAACATGCAGTATAAGGGTAAAGGGGAGGCAACTGTGGAGGACAGTGCTCATCGTGTTGGTTTGGCAGTCCCAGGTGACATACCAGATTGTGAGAAATGA